A part of Larkinella insperata genomic DNA contains:
- a CDS encoding phage holin family protein, protein MNLILHLLLDAAVIFGLAYLMPQVDVKSFGTALLIAVILAVLNFLVGWLIRFPLNLVTFFLLTGIVRIVVTAILLKLIDKMMGSFTIVGFWPALVIAITVAVVGGLVDGALAPSPEVKELREQEVMRLIPSMELVAQK, encoded by the coding sequence ATGAACCTTATTTTGCACTTACTTCTGGATGCCGCCGTCATCTTCGGTTTGGCGTATTTAATGCCTCAGGTTGACGTAAAAAGTTTCGGCACGGCTTTGTTGATCGCGGTCATTCTGGCGGTCCTGAACTTTCTGGTGGGCTGGCTGATTCGTTTTCCGCTGAACCTGGTGACGTTCTTTCTGCTAACGGGAATTGTCCGAATCGTGGTAACGGCTATCCTGCTAAAACTCATCGACAAAATGATGGGCAGTTTTACCATTGTCGGTTTCTGGCCCGCTCTGGTCATTGCCATTACGGTGGCCGTTGTCGGTGGCCTGGTGGATGGTGCCCTGGCTCCGTCTCCGGAAGTGAAGGAACTGCGTGAGCAGGAAGTTATGCGGCTGATTCCTTCCATGGAACTCGTTGCCCAGAAGTAA
- a CDS encoding class I SAM-dependent methyltransferase, with protein sequence MKKPFWSIPALFLFVNLFGNSSFGQQVTPAAESAKGVYQYRQAAYDGIGKTYMGREISQVMGHLGAAWLERPEREQEERTDLLLEAINLKPTDVVADVGAGTGYFTFLMAPNVPKGKVLAVDIEQAMINDLNQTKKKTGFKNVEPVLGTITDPKLPANGVDMAIMIDAYHEFSHPREMMTHIVRALKPGGRVVLVEYRAEDPNVPIKPHHKMSVAQATKEMKAVGLSLKSVYRKLPQQHVLIFQK encoded by the coding sequence ATGAAAAAGCCCTTCTGGTCCATCCCTGCCCTGTTTTTGTTCGTTAATCTGTTCGGCAATTCCTCCTTCGGTCAGCAGGTGACACCGGCTGCGGAGTCGGCCAAGGGCGTTTACCAGTACCGGCAGGCGGCTTACGACGGAATCGGAAAAACCTATATGGGTCGGGAAATTTCGCAGGTCATGGGGCATCTGGGGGCCGCCTGGCTGGAGCGGCCGGAGCGCGAACAAGAAGAACGGACGGACCTGCTGCTGGAAGCTATCAACCTGAAACCGACGGACGTGGTAGCCGACGTTGGGGCCGGAACGGGTTATTTCACCTTCCTGATGGCGCCAAACGTGCCGAAGGGGAAAGTGCTGGCGGTCGACATTGAGCAGGCGATGATTAACGACCTGAATCAAACCAAAAAGAAAACCGGTTTCAAAAACGTCGAACCGGTTCTGGGTACCATCACCGACCCGAAGCTACCCGCCAACGGTGTTGACATGGCCATCATGATTGATGCCTACCACGAATTTTCACACCCGCGCGAAATGATGACCCACATCGTCCGGGCGCTCAAACCGGGCGGACGCGTGGTGCTGGTCGAATACCGGGCCGAAGACCCGAACGTTCCCATCAAGCCGCACCACAAAATGAGCGTCGCCCAGGCCACGAAGGAGATGAAAGCCGTTGGTTTGTCGTTGAAGAGCGTGTACCGAAAGCTCCCGCAGCAGCACGTCCTGATTTTTCAGAAATAA
- a CDS encoding organic hydroperoxide resistance protein, whose product MDKLYTAKATATGGRNGHVKSHDGALDVDVRVPKEMGGPSGTYLNPETLFAAGYAACFDSALSLMIRTQKIEAGTTSTTAQVSIGKNDAGGFGLAVVLEVQIPGLERSKAEELVQQAHQVCPYSNATRGNVEVELKVVD is encoded by the coding sequence ATGGACAAACTATATACGGCGAAAGCCACCGCAACCGGAGGCCGCAACGGCCACGTAAAATCACACGACGGAGCCCTGGACGTTGACGTCCGCGTGCCCAAGGAAATGGGCGGCCCCAGCGGCACTTACCTCAACCCGGAGACGTTGTTTGCCGCGGGATACGCAGCCTGTTTCGACAGCGCGCTGAGCCTGATGATCCGCACGCAGAAAATTGAAGCCGGTACCACCAGCACCACCGCCCAGGTTAGCATCGGTAAAAACGACGCGGGTGGTTTCGGTCTGGCCGTCGTGCTGGAAGTGCAGATTCCCGGTCTGGAGCGTTCCAAAGCCGAGGAACTGGTGCAACAGGCGCACCAGGTTTGCCCCTACTCCAACGCCACCCGGGGAAATGTTGAAGTTGAATTGAAAGTGGTCGACTAA
- a CDS encoding DUF4097 family beta strand repeat-containing protein, with protein MKTNRIKTTIFLLISLAGFQPLYAQNELKEQLVVPLTEPSKPGSLQVNLVNGSIHVTGYNGKEVVIDATMGNETPRGKNSWSRANGEDKPDELAGGMKKLSNRGGLDITAKEKNNAVQVSSGMINRSVNLHIKVPQQFSLKVSTVNNGDIVVENVNGELEVKNVNGQVQLTNVSGSAVANTVNGPVKATFRNVNADAPMAFSTLNGNLDVTFPANAKFNVKLKSDQGDIYTDFDVDVDKTQPKGSRSSQDGMYKVSVDDWVQGKVNGGGREVMMKNMHGNIYIRKAK; from the coding sequence ATGAAAACGAATCGAATCAAGACCACTATTTTCCTGTTGATATCCCTTGCCGGGTTCCAGCCACTCTACGCCCAGAATGAACTGAAAGAACAACTGGTTGTCCCATTAACGGAGCCCAGCAAGCCGGGTTCGCTGCAAGTCAACCTGGTCAACGGGTCTATTCACGTAACGGGCTACAACGGCAAAGAAGTGGTTATTGATGCCACAATGGGAAACGAAACACCGCGGGGCAAAAACAGTTGGAGTCGGGCAAACGGCGAAGATAAACCCGATGAACTGGCGGGTGGCATGAAGAAACTTTCCAACCGCGGGGGGCTGGATATAACGGCTAAAGAAAAAAACAACGCCGTTCAGGTCAGCTCCGGAATGATCAACCGCTCGGTTAACCTGCACATCAAAGTACCGCAGCAATTTTCGCTTAAAGTCAGCACGGTCAACAACGGCGATATTGTGGTCGAAAACGTCAACGGCGAACTGGAAGTCAAGAACGTCAACGGACAGGTGCAGCTCACAAATGTGTCTGGTTCCGCCGTTGCCAATACCGTCAACGGCCCGGTGAAAGCCACGTTCCGCAACGTCAACGCCGACGCCCCAATGGCCTTCTCAACCCTCAACGGGAACCTCGATGTGACGTTTCCGGCCAATGCGAAGTTTAACGTCAAACTCAAATCCGATCAGGGCGACATTTACACCGACTTCGACGTGGACGTGGATAAAACCCAGCCCAAAGGCAGCCGCTCGAGCCAGGACGGCATGTACAAAGTCAGCGTCGACGATTGGGTGCAGGGCAAGGTCAACGGCGGGGGCCGCGAGGTGATGATGAAAAACATGCACGGCAATATCTACATCCGAAAGGCGAAATAG
- a CDS encoding DUF4097 family beta strand repeat-containing protein: protein MKPFLTLLLAGLALSCTPAPAQTLEFKNHISKEFTLSKDAGSTTLAIYNVSGFIKVEGYSGSNVLVEVDRTLSAKTSELLEQGKQEFQLQFDQSADSIVAYIAQPFDSRPNRNNWKNGTNNRRIDYQYDLDFTVKVPYAMNLHVSTVNAGDVSVKDVSGSLFAHNVNGAVTLTNIKGATDARTINGNVEANYVSNPPEQSKYYTLNGDIKISYPASLSADLSFKTFQGDFYTDFPNAELLPVKVTKTEAKKGDGTVYKLNKDTAIRIGNGGKTLRFETFNGNVYIKKQS from the coding sequence ATGAAACCGTTTCTCACCCTGCTGCTGGCAGGGCTGGCCTTGTCCTGCACACCGGCCCCCGCCCAAACCCTTGAATTCAAGAATCACATCAGCAAAGAATTTACGCTGTCGAAAGACGCCGGGAGCACGACGCTCGCCATCTACAACGTCAGCGGTTTTATCAAGGTGGAAGGCTATTCGGGCAGCAACGTGCTGGTGGAAGTAGACCGCACGCTGTCGGCCAAGACGAGCGAACTGCTGGAGCAGGGCAAGCAGGAGTTTCAGCTTCAGTTTGACCAGAGCGCCGACAGCATCGTTGCCTACATCGCCCAGCCGTTTGATTCGCGCCCGAACCGCAACAACTGGAAAAATGGTACGAATAACCGGCGCATCGACTATCAATACGATCTCGACTTTACCGTTAAAGTGCCGTACGCCATGAACCTGCACGTGTCGACCGTCAACGCCGGGGATGTGAGCGTAAAAGATGTCAGTGGCTCGCTGTTTGCCCACAACGTCAACGGAGCTGTTACGCTGACGAACATCAAAGGCGCCACCGACGCCCGAACAATCAACGGCAATGTGGAAGCCAATTACGTGAGCAACCCGCCCGAACAATCGAAATACTATACGCTGAACGGCGACATCAAAATCAGCTACCCGGCCAGTTTATCCGCCGATTTGAGTTTCAAAACGTTCCAGGGCGATTTCTACACCGATTTCCCGAATGCCGAACTGCTGCCGGTAAAAGTGACCAAGACGGAGGCAAAGAAGGGCGACGGTACGGTCTACAAACTCAACAAGGACACGGCTATCCGAATCGGCAACGGCGGCAAAACGCTCCGATTCGAGACCTTTAACGGCAATGTGTATATCAAAAAACAATCGTAA
- a CDS encoding Na+/H+ antiporter, with translation MREVVLLGLTLLLGMALLATLAQRLRIPTPIFLVLGGVLVSLIPGVPPVSMEPELIFLVFLPPLLYEAAWSMSWRELWRWRRIVLVLAFGLVVLTATAVAYASVAFIPGFTLALGFLLGGIVSPPDAVAASSVLKGIEAPKSTTSILEGESLINDASSLIVFRFALSAITSGVFVWQEVAVDFVMVTIMGGLIGLAVAAIFYVIHRWIPTQPRISILLTFLAPYIMYMTAEHFHYSGVIAVVAGGLFLSNHSHQILNPTERVQGMSMWATVIFIINGVVFVLIGLELSVVVQGLDGYTLPDALKYGLLISAVLVVVRLVFALIAAGWTRIVSRYITVAVRNAGWRGPVVLGWAGMRGVVSLAAALSVPLTLPGGELFPHRSLILFITFVVILVTLVFQGLTLPLVIRWLHPKEIFPRMPEGQQTATINRQLHEAALRELERRYGKQLPNNDLLVNLKNRLESGLRLNQIVSSDRDGPLLTQYKEALNRLHQVKRRELDRLRRQEEFDEDVVRKIEAQMDLEDEKNDYSVQ, from the coding sequence ATGCGTGAAGTGGTTTTGCTGGGACTTACCCTGCTGCTGGGAATGGCGCTGCTGGCAACCCTGGCCCAGCGTCTGCGAATTCCGACGCCCATTTTTCTGGTTCTTGGGGGTGTGCTGGTGAGCCTGATTCCGGGTGTGCCGCCCGTCAGCATGGAGCCAGAACTGATTTTCCTGGTTTTCCTGCCGCCCTTACTCTACGAAGCCGCCTGGTCGATGTCCTGGCGTGAACTCTGGCGCTGGCGACGCATTGTGCTGGTGCTGGCCTTCGGGCTGGTGGTGCTGACGGCCACGGCGGTGGCTTATGCGTCGGTGGCGTTTATCCCCGGTTTTACGCTGGCCCTGGGCTTTCTGCTGGGCGGTATTGTTTCTCCGCCGGATGCCGTGGCCGCATCGTCGGTGCTCAAGGGCATTGAGGCTCCCAAAAGCACGACCAGCATTCTGGAAGGGGAAAGCCTGATCAACGACGCGTCCAGTCTGATTGTGTTTCGATTTGCCCTGTCTGCGATTACATCCGGCGTGTTCGTCTGGCAGGAGGTGGCCGTTGACTTTGTCATGGTGACGATCATGGGCGGCCTGATTGGGTTGGCGGTAGCGGCTATTTTCTACGTCATTCACCGCTGGATTCCCACGCAACCGCGCATCAGCATCCTGCTGACGTTTCTGGCCCCCTACATCATGTACATGACGGCGGAACATTTTCACTATTCGGGCGTCATTGCGGTGGTGGCCGGAGGGCTGTTTCTATCCAATCACAGTCACCAGATTCTCAACCCCACCGAACGGGTGCAGGGAATGTCGATGTGGGCTACGGTTATTTTCATCATCAACGGCGTGGTGTTTGTACTCATTGGTCTGGAACTGTCCGTGGTGGTGCAGGGTCTGGATGGTTACACGTTGCCGGATGCTCTTAAGTATGGGTTGCTAATCTCGGCGGTGCTCGTTGTGGTCCGGCTGGTCTTCGCGCTGATCGCGGCCGGCTGGACCCGGATCGTTAGCCGGTATATTACCGTAGCCGTCCGGAATGCCGGGTGGCGGGGGCCGGTGGTGCTTGGCTGGGCGGGAATGCGGGGCGTGGTCTCGCTGGCAGCCGCCTTGTCGGTACCGCTCACTCTGCCGGGGGGGGAGCTTTTTCCGCACCGGTCGCTGATTCTGTTCATCACGTTCGTGGTCATTCTGGTAACGCTGGTCTTTCAGGGACTGACGCTCCCGCTGGTCATTCGCTGGCTGCACCCGAAAGAAATCTTCCCGCGAATGCCCGAGGGACAACAGACGGCTACCATCAATCGGCAATTGCACGAAGCGGCTTTGCGGGAGCTGGAACGACGCTACGGCAAGCAATTACCGAACAACGATTTACTGGTCAATCTGAAAAACCGGCTGGAAAGCGGCTTGCGGCTGAATCAAATCGTTTCGTCGGATCGGGATGGGCCGCTGCTGACGCAGTACAAGGAAGCCCTCAACCGCCTGCATCAGGTCAAACGCCGGGAACTCGACCGGCTTCGGCGTCAGGAGGAATTCGACGAAGATGTGGTTCGGAAGATTGAAGCCCAGATGGATCTGGAAGATGAGAAAAACGATTACTCGGTTCAGTAA
- a CDS encoding Spy/CpxP family protein refolding chaperone yields MNDRKRYRLLVGIIVALMMLNAGLLAWMWLGPRAHRPGRGDGRTYLSKTLGLSDEQRTVYRVMRQKHFQTIRPLLDSLRQERRRFFALVDDSTQTEAQLIQKARQLEEKNARLDVLTLRHFQQVSALCTPEQRKKLKQVLAERPGFGPYGGSGWPGRHRADSSRGDRSEK; encoded by the coding sequence ATGAATGATCGAAAACGCTACCGGCTGCTGGTCGGGATCATTGTCGCCCTGATGATGCTGAACGCCGGGCTGCTGGCCTGGATGTGGTTAGGCCCCCGGGCGCACCGGCCGGGCCGCGGAGATGGGCGAACGTACCTGTCCAAAACCCTGGGCCTGTCGGACGAACAGCGGACGGTTTACCGGGTGATGCGCCAAAAGCATTTCCAGACCATCCGGCCCCTGCTGGATTCGCTGCGGCAGGAGCGCCGACGGTTTTTTGCGCTGGTCGACGATTCGACGCAAACCGAAGCGCAACTAATTCAGAAGGCCCGGCAACTGGAGGAAAAAAACGCCCGGCTGGACGTGCTGACCTTGCGGCATTTTCAGCAGGTGAGCGCCCTGTGCACGCCCGAGCAACGGAAAAAACTCAAGCAGGTACTGGCCGAACGGCCGGGTTTTGGCCCGTACGGTGGCTCCGGCTGGCCGGGCCGCCACCGGGCTGATTCGAGCCGCGGGGACCGTTCTGAAAAATAA
- a CDS encoding RNA polymerase sigma factor, translating into MLQVKDGNLEKMGLLFERYHRALFGFLYHMTGQTDASEDLVQNVFYRMLKYRHTFTGEGEFRTWMYHLARNVLADHVRKNKHSAHHYNVTDFADRISGGISADEPMQKEQELASLHDALRKLNPEYREILILSRFQELKYEEIARILDTTEGAVKVRVHRAMNELKRVYSQSA; encoded by the coding sequence ATGCTTCAGGTGAAGGACGGCAATCTGGAAAAGATGGGCCTGCTCTTCGAGCGCTACCACCGCGCCCTGTTTGGTTTTCTGTACCACATGACCGGCCAGACCGATGCAAGCGAAGATTTGGTGCAGAACGTCTTTTACCGGATGCTGAAATACCGGCACACGTTTACCGGCGAGGGGGAGTTTCGAACCTGGATGTATCACCTGGCCCGCAACGTGCTGGCCGATCACGTCCGCAAAAACAAGCATTCGGCCCACCATTACAACGTGACCGACTTTGCAGATCGGATTAGCGGGGGGATTTCCGCCGACGAACCGATGCAGAAAGAACAGGAACTGGCTTCACTGCACGACGCCCTGCGCAAACTGAATCCGGAGTACCGGGAGATCCTGATTTTAAGCCGGTTTCAGGAATTGAAGTATGAGGAGATTGCCCGGATTCTGGACACCACCGAAGGAGCCGTCAAAGTGCGGGTTCACCGGGCCATGAATGAACTAAAACGCGTCTATTCGCAGAGCGCCTAG
- a CDS encoding HEAT repeat domain-containing protein, protein MNCESAKEHLIDLLAHQVPETERATIEAHLAQCPDCRAELEATRQLWGAMGNVPVPEPGEKVRTRFYAMLETYQHAEAQKRQRSWKSIRRRINRFLTPQLATRVAYSLALVLVGVAGGYWLSAKKAPAYEQQISELDAQVKEMRQTVLLSLLENQSATERLRAVEYTKDIEHADEKVVEALLSTLNNDSNENVRLVTLEALVPLAGDPKVREGLVQSIVKQESPLVQSALADVMVKLQEKRSVKPLRQLLRQENLNDFVKVKIEQSIKDLT, encoded by the coding sequence ATGAACTGTGAAAGCGCAAAGGAACATTTAATCGATCTGCTGGCCCATCAGGTGCCGGAAACCGAACGGGCGACGATCGAAGCCCATCTGGCGCAGTGCCCCGACTGCCGGGCCGAACTGGAAGCCACCCGGCAACTCTGGGGAGCGATGGGCAACGTCCCCGTTCCTGAACCGGGCGAAAAAGTCCGGACGCGGTTTTACGCCATGCTGGAAACCTACCAGCACGCGGAAGCCCAAAAGCGGCAACGGTCCTGGAAAAGCATCAGGCGCCGGATCAACCGGTTCTTGACGCCCCAGCTCGCCACCCGGGTAGCCTACAGCCTGGCGCTGGTGTTGGTCGGCGTTGCGGGCGGCTACTGGCTGAGCGCCAAAAAGGCACCGGCTTACGAACAGCAAATCAGCGAACTGGACGCGCAGGTGAAGGAAATGCGGCAGACGGTTTTGTTGTCGTTGCTCGAAAACCAGTCGGCCACCGAGCGGCTACGGGCGGTGGAATACACCAAAGATATTGAACACGCCGACGAAAAGGTGGTGGAAGCCCTGCTGAGTACGCTCAACAACGACTCGAACGAAAACGTCCGGCTGGTGACGCTGGAAGCCCTGGTACCGCTGGCGGGCGATCCCAAGGTACGGGAGGGGCTGGTGCAGTCCATCGTCAAACAGGAATCACCCCTGGTGCAGTCGGCGCTGGCCGATGTGATGGTCAAGCTTCAGGAAAAACGTTCCGTGAAACCGCTCCGGCAACTGCTTCGGCAGGAAAACCTAAACGACTTCGTCAAAGTCAAGATTGAACAGTCCATCAAGGATTTAACCTAA
- a CDS encoding TonB-dependent receptor produces MSLLFGLLLISATSLLAQTNQLTGRFVDANKNALVGVPVILTAQQDTTQKQYMVTDTSGAFTFLNLSPQAYRVKATYLGFQDYDNVVTLTQDVQDLGAITLVEDAKTLKEVVIKGQIPPAQQKGDTLQLNADAFKVTKDATTEDLIKKMPGITVENGTVKAQGEDVQQVLVDGKIFFGDDPNIALRNLPAEVVDKIEVFDRMSDQAQFTGFNDGNTTKTINIVTRGDRQNGVFGRVYGGYGTSGTYSAGGNVNLFNGARRLSIVGLSNNINQQNFSAQDLTGVASGGGGGGFGGGGRGGGNRGGGAGGRGGGGGGNFGGGGGTDNFLVGQQSGINKTNSIGLNFSDDWGKHVTFRGSYFFNNSTNNNAQTVFRRYTLAENASQNYFENSVSRSENFNHRLDFRLEYTINSNNSLLITPRLRWQNNNSSSRVQGITYLAADSTSDNPSLGNNFNPVIPPDSLLLNRTNTDYLNRVRAFNFSNNILFRHRFAKRGRSLSLNFGTQINTQNSDRNQLSLNEYFTGSTPDLRLDQLTTNNTPSYQYSLNAAFTEPLSKLSQLQLNYTTTYRYSDATKRTNRYNPLSQRYDILDSLLSNTFQNDYLTNQAGVGYNYRSPKMGLNVNMNFQRADLISDQLFPLDNDVRAQFNNLLPSAMLDIKLSTDSRIRMFYRTNTQAPGVTQLQNVLDNSNPLFLTLGNPDLKQSYSHNVSARYQLTKPVKGRSLFVFVNVSSTNNYIGNSTLISNGTATLPDGTTLGQGVQLTRPVNLSGLWSLRSFVTYSTPLKFIKSNISINAGNNYSSSPSLINGLINNANTTTWSQGVNLSSNVSQNLDFSFSYSGNFNDVRYSLQPENNNRYYFQALIGRVNWIVGPGLVLQSDISNQRYTGFNGSINQQYTLWNAAVGKKFLKDQRGELKVSVFDILKQNNSLNVTQTDTYVENSRAQVLQRYFMLTFTYNLRQFKAAPSRNNDGNDRPDRPNWRNGGGGFPGGGRPPGPGPGNN; encoded by the coding sequence GTGTCTCTGCTTTTCGGTCTGCTGCTGATTTCGGCCACGAGCCTGTTGGCGCAAACCAACCAGTTGACGGGCCGATTTGTCGATGCCAACAAGAACGCCCTGGTCGGGGTGCCGGTTATTCTGACTGCTCAGCAGGATACAACGCAGAAGCAGTACATGGTAACGGATACGAGCGGGGCCTTTACGTTCCTGAATCTCAGCCCGCAGGCATACCGCGTGAAAGCGACCTACCTGGGTTTTCAGGATTACGACAATGTGGTTACCCTCACGCAGGATGTGCAGGATCTGGGAGCTATTACGCTGGTGGAAGACGCCAAAACGCTGAAGGAAGTGGTCATCAAAGGCCAGATTCCGCCCGCGCAACAGAAAGGCGACACGCTTCAGTTGAATGCCGATGCGTTTAAAGTGACAAAGGATGCAACGACGGAAGATTTGATCAAGAAAATGCCGGGCATTACCGTTGAAAACGGAACCGTGAAGGCGCAGGGTGAGGATGTGCAACAGGTACTGGTGGACGGGAAAATCTTCTTCGGCGACGACCCGAACATTGCCCTCCGGAACTTGCCCGCCGAGGTGGTCGATAAAATTGAAGTCTTTGACCGCATGAGCGATCAGGCGCAGTTTACCGGTTTTAACGACGGCAACACCACCAAAACCATCAACATCGTTACCCGGGGTGACCGGCAAAACGGCGTTTTTGGCCGGGTTTACGGCGGTTACGGAACCAGCGGTACCTATTCGGCGGGCGGCAATGTAAACCTGTTCAACGGCGCCCGGCGCCTTTCCATCGTCGGCCTGAGCAACAACATCAACCAGCAAAACTTCTCGGCCCAGGACCTGACCGGCGTTGCCAGCGGTGGAGGAGGGGGCGGTTTTGGGGGCGGTGGCCGCGGAGGGGGGAACCGGGGCGGTGGAGCAGGTGGCCGCGGAGGGGGCGGGGGCGGTAACTTCGGCGGTGGTGGCGGCACCGACAACTTCCTGGTTGGGCAGCAGAGCGGGATCAACAAAACCAACTCGATCGGGCTGAACTTTTCCGACGACTGGGGCAAACACGTCACCTTTCGGGGTAGCTATTTTTTTAACAACAGCACCAACAACAACGCCCAGACGGTATTCCGGCGGTATACACTGGCCGAGAACGCCAGCCAGAATTACTTCGAAAACAGCGTTTCCCGGAGCGAAAATTTTAACCACCGGCTGGATTTTCGGCTGGAATACACCATCAATTCCAATAACTCACTGCTGATTACACCCCGGTTGCGCTGGCAGAACAACAACTCGTCGAGCCGGGTGCAGGGGATTACGTACCTGGCCGCCGACAGTACTTCCGACAATCCGTCGCTGGGCAACAACTTTAACCCGGTAATTCCGCCCGACAGCCTCTTGCTGAACCGGACCAATACCGATTACCTGAACCGGGTGCGGGCGTTCAATTTCAGCAACAACATTCTGTTCCGGCACCGGTTTGCCAAACGCGGTCGGTCGCTTTCGCTGAACTTCGGAACGCAGATCAACACGCAGAACAGCGACCGCAACCAATTGTCGCTGAACGAATATTTTACGGGCAGCACGCCGGACTTGCGCCTTGATCAGTTAACGACGAACAACACGCCAAGTTACCAGTATTCGCTCAATGCGGCTTTTACAGAACCGTTGAGCAAGCTCAGTCAATTACAGCTTAACTACACGACAACCTACCGCTATAGCGACGCCACCAAGCGCACCAACCGGTATAATCCGCTTTCGCAGCGCTACGACATCCTGGATTCGTTGCTGTCGAATACGTTTCAGAACGATTATTTGACCAATCAGGCCGGGGTGGGCTACAATTACCGGTCGCCGAAAATGGGCCTGAACGTAAACATGAACTTCCAGCGGGCCGATCTCATCAGCGATCAGCTCTTTCCGCTGGACAACGACGTGCGGGCGCAATTCAATAACCTGCTGCCGTCGGCGATGCTCGATATCAAGCTCTCGACCGACAGCCGGATTCGGATGTTTTACCGCACCAACACCCAGGCCCCGGGCGTGACGCAGCTTCAGAACGTGCTCGATAACTCAAATCCGTTGTTTCTGACACTCGGCAATCCGGACCTGAAACAGTCGTACAGCCACAACGTTTCGGCCCGCTACCAACTGACCAAACCCGTAAAAGGCCGCAGTTTGTTTGTATTCGTCAACGTCAGTTCAACCAACAATTACATCGGCAACTCGACGCTGATCAGCAACGGAACAGCGACTTTGCCCGACGGCACCACCCTGGGGCAGGGCGTGCAGTTGACGCGCCCGGTCAACCTGAGTGGTTTGTGGAGTTTGCGTTCGTTCGTGACCTACAGCACCCCGCTTAAGTTTATCAAAAGTAACATCAGCATCAACGCCGGTAACAACTACAGCAGTTCACCGAGTCTGATCAACGGGCTGATCAACAACGCCAACACCACCACCTGGTCGCAGGGCGTAAACCTGAGCAGCAACGTGAGTCAGAATCTGGATTTCTCGTTCTCGTATTCGGGTAACTTTAACGATGTAAGGTATTCGCTTCAGCCCGAAAACAACAACCGCTATTATTTCCAGGCTCTGATCGGACGGGTCAACTGGATTGTCGGTCCCGGGCTGGTCCTGCAGTCCGACATTTCCAATCAGCGCTACACCGGTTTCAACGGCAGCATCAACCAGCAGTACACGCTCTGGAATGCCGCCGTGGGCAAGAAGTTCCTGAAGGACCAGCGGGGTGAGTTGAAGGTATCGGTTTTTGATATTCTGAAACAAAACAACAGCCTGAACGTCACGCAGACCGACACGTACGTCGAAAACAGCCGGGCGCAGGTGCTGCAACGGTATTTTATGCTGACGTTTACATACAACCTCCGGCAATTCAAAGCCGCCCCAAGTCGCAATAACGACGGAAACGACCGGCCCGACCGCCCTAACTGGCGCAATGGGGGCGGGGGATTCCCCGGAGGGGGACGGCCCCCGGGGCCCGGTCCGGGAAACAATTGA